The region TTTTTTTTCACAGACTATTAACGACGTGCTAGCCGGTGTGACTTCAGCAGCTCTTTCACGATACTACTTTAGGAAGTCTGGTAAGTGATCTTGATAACGACAGATGTTTATTCCATAGCCATGCAATTTTTACACTTTGCTTTGTTATATTCAATACTAGGTGACAGTAACCCTAAGAGAATCTGTTTGCGATCATTCGTCCTAGTTGACACAAGGCCAGTCTCCACCCGACAAGTAAGAACTTAGAATTTTCTCATACTAGATACGTAACTAAAACTAATTATGTGCCACATAAACATAGTAGTATGCCCTTCATCACAGTTTTGTATAATTAATATTATAAATGGCATTAACTTCCTTCTTACAACTATGAACAGACATATGTTACCAGGGTAAAGACAGGCAATCAACTCAGTAGCCTCATCTGTCCGTTTAATATAGCCTTGCAAGATGATCCCCTTGGGTATGTTCGCGAGGCAAGAAGGTTTATGCATAGGAAAAAGAGCTCTTTAGAAGTACTGTTCACACAAGTGGTCGGAGAGTTTTTGGTGAAAAACTTTGGTGCCAAGGTATATTTTGTGCTACTTGTATATGTTCTTCCCAGTTAAACATTCAGAAACTTGGAACGAACATTATGTCTATGTATTAAGGTTTCTGTTTAATTGCAACGACTTTTTAATGAAAGCAGGCAGGAGCTTTTATCTTCCGCCGCTTTCTCAAACATACAACCATCATACTTTCAAATGCTCTTGGACCCGTTGAACATATGACGTTATGTGGGCACCCAGTTGCCTTCATGGCACCTAGCATCTATGGCCAACCACAAGTAAGTCGTCCATGTTCCTACACCCAAAACATATGCATTCTTAGGTG is a window of Triticum aestivum cultivar Chinese Spring unplaced genomic scaffold, IWGSC CS RefSeq v2.1 scaffold180584, whole genome shotgun sequence DNA encoding:
- the LOC123172370 gene encoding wax ester synthase/diacylglycerol acyltransferase 6-like; translated protein: MHRKKSSLEVLFTQVVGEFLVKNFGAKAGAFIFRRFLKHTTIILSNALGPVEHMTLCGHPVAFMAPSIYGQPQALTVHYYNYGSDIKVVMAVDEAHFPDCHRLLDDFSESIRIIKNAAALKMLKTSIHNSKTE